The following proteins are co-located in the Cydia fagiglandana chromosome 2, ilCydFagi1.1, whole genome shotgun sequence genome:
- the LOC134679567 gene encoding uncharacterized protein LOC134679567, translated as MGSVEGDAKNELFNPDSVPDISVEDALDLRNEPRDYAYHAKAASYLVSPTWPSEPSTTALEPDLIRRSTSYILTRSDHLESNVDNWMANEGPAEDRMFRRNATVVVQANLAENQGALASFWYMLALMPLVNLHRQGWCSPRNAVLIVLNIIEVFATWMKQKISFLRTQMSRVDIDQVLHECFVLGMDVILALQMITFLLLSYYQVSL; from the exons ATGGGCTCGGTGGAAGGTGACGCGAAGAATGAATTGTTCAACCCGGATTCCGTGCCTGACATATCCGTAG AAGACGCATTGGATCTACGCAACGAACCCCGTGACTATGCGTACCACGCAAAGGCAGCTTCTTACTTGGTGTCACCTACCTGGCCCTCCGAACCCTCGACCACTGCCCTTGAG CCGGACCTGATAAGACGGTCTACATCCTACATCTTGACGCGGTCCGACCACCTAGAGAGCAATGTCGACAACTGGATGGCTAACGAGGGTCCTGCTGAAGACAGAATGTTTAGAAGAAATGC GACGGTAGTCGTACAAGCAAACCTGGCCGAGAATCAGGGAGCTCTGGCGAGTTTTTG GTACATGTTAGCATTGATGCCTCTGGTAAACCTCCACCGACAGGGATGGTGCAGCCCAAGGAATGCCGTCCT GATAGTATTGAATATTATCGAAGTCTTCGCCACGTGGATGAAACAAAAGATTTCCTTTTTGCGAACACAGATGTCTCGGGTAGATATCGATCAG gTACTCCACGAATGTTTCGTACTAGGGATGGACGTTATCCTGGCGCTGCAAATGATCACCTTTTTACTGCTTTCCTATTACCAGGTCTCTTTATAA